One part of the Quercus lobata isolate SW786 chromosome 7, ValleyOak3.0 Primary Assembly, whole genome shotgun sequence genome encodes these proteins:
- the LOC115953964 gene encoding uncharacterized protein LOC115953964 — MSGAAKNNGTNVGAGGGFMSKMDHFLYSGDKKHVVAGIAVFTVIFGIPWYFMNRGSKHQSHQDYLEKADKARSERLSSGSSSAK, encoded by the exons atgagcgGCGCCGCCAAAAACAATGGCACCAATGTAGGAGCAGGAGGAGGTTTCATGTCCAAAATGGATCACTTCCTCTACAGCGGGGACAAGAAGCACGTCGTGGCTGGCATTGCTGTCTTTACTGTCATCTTTGGCATCCCTTGGTACTTCATGAACCGAG GGTCAAAACATCAGTCCCATCAAGATTACTTGGAAAAGGCTGATAAAGCACGGAGTGAAAGACTTTCTTCAGGTTCATCTTCTGCCAAATGA
- the LOC115951908 gene encoding uncharacterized protein LOC115951908 has product MPPISPLYKINFDGALSSDLGAAGLGVVIRDSCGLVVGALAERIPIPISAAIVEALAFRRTLYFAKELSICELVCEGDAKVIIRALLSKELVHPEYGHVLQDSLVLANDFRICDFVHIKRIGNSVAHFLARRAKSGNELQVWLKAIFEDITLVSRDSLQFLSFLS; this is encoded by the coding sequence ATGCCTCCCATTTCTCCCCTTTATAAAATCAACTTTGATGGGGCTCTGTCTAGCGACCTTGGTGCTGCCGGCTTAGGTGTGGTGATCCGTGATTCGTGTGGGCTTGTTGTGGGAGCCTTGGCTGAACGCATCCCTATCCCCATATCTGCTGCTATTGTTGAAGCTCTAGCATTCCGCCGAACTCTATATTTTGCTAAAGAGCTTAGTATTTGTGAGTTAGTTTGTGAAGGGGATGCTAAAGTTATCATCAGAGCTTTACTTTCTAAGGAGCTTGTTCATCCTGAGTATGGCCACGTGTTGCAGGACTCTCTAGTCTTAGCAAATGATTTTagaatttgtgattttgttcatatcaaaCGTATAGGTAACTCGGTTGCCCATTTTCTTGCCAGGCGTGCTAAGTCCGGCAATGAGCTGCAAGTTTGGCTTAAGGCCATTTTTGAGGATATAACTCTTGTATCGAGGGATTCTTTgcaatttctctcttttctgtcTTAA